The following proteins are encoded in a genomic region of Dokdonia donghaensis DSW-1:
- a CDS encoding enoyl-ACP reductase FabI, with product MSYNLLKGKRGIIFGALDANSIAWKTAERVHEEGGSFVLTNAPIAMRMGQINELAEKTGSEIIPADATSLEDLENLVTKAQEILGGKLDFVLHSIGMSVNVRKGRAYTDQKYDWTQKGTDVSAMSFHKVMQTLYKQDAMNEWGSIVALTYMAAQRVFPDYNDMADNKAYLESIARSFGYFYGKEKNVRVNTISQSPTPTTAGQGVKGFDGFIAYAERMSPLGNATAQDCADYTISLFSDLTKRVTMQNLYNDGGFSNTGVSNEVMEAFMKAEGHE from the coding sequence ATGAGTTATAACTTACTTAAAGGAAAACGCGGAATTATTTTTGGAGCATTAGATGCAAACTCAATCGCTTGGAAAACAGCAGAGCGCGTACACGAAGAAGGAGGATCTTTTGTACTTACTAACGCACCTATCGCTATGCGTATGGGACAGATTAACGAGCTTGCAGAAAAGACAGGGTCAGAAATTATTCCTGCAGATGCTACATCGCTAGAAGATCTAGAAAACCTTGTTACAAAAGCACAAGAAATACTAGGAGGTAAGTTAGACTTTGTACTGCACTCTATCGGGATGTCTGTAAATGTACGTAAAGGTCGTGCTTATACAGATCAAAAATATGACTGGACACAAAAAGGTACAGATGTATCTGCAATGTCTTTTCATAAAGTAATGCAAACACTCTACAAGCAAGATGCGATGAATGAGTGGGGAAGTATCGTAGCCCTTACCTATATGGCAGCGCAGCGTGTATTTCCAGATTATAATGATATGGCAGATAATAAGGCATACTTAGAGTCTATTGCACGTAGTTTTGGATACTTTTATGGTAAAGAAAAGAACGTACGTGTAAACACAATATCACAATCACCTACACCTACTACGGCAGGTCAAGGAGTAAAAGGTTTTGACGGTTTTATCGCTTATGCAGAGAGGATGAGCCCGCTAGGTAATGCTACGGCACAAGACTGTGCAGATTATACCATCTCACTATTTTCAGACCTTACAAAGCGTGTAACAATGCAAAACCTTTATAATGACGGAGGTTTCAGCAACACCGGAGTGAGCAACGAGGTGATGGAAGCATTTATGAAAGCCGAAGGACACGAATAA
- a CDS encoding YggS family pyridoxal phosphate-dependent enzyme, which yields MSIAENILRFRESIPPHVTLVAVSKTKPVADLMEAYEAGQRIFGENKIQEMTEKWEEMPKDIQWHMIGHVQTNKVKFMAPFVSLVHAVDRIKLLKEINKQALANNRVIDVLIQVKIAREDSKFGMAVEDVAALFQSNELDNYPNVNVVGLMGMATFTDDQRQVQAEFELLEGLFLRFRESANLTILSSGMSGDYKLAIDNGSTMIRVGSSIFGAR from the coding sequence ATGAGTATAGCAGAAAATATTTTACGCTTTCGCGAAAGCATCCCACCACACGTAACTCTTGTAGCGGTTTCAAAAACAAAACCTGTAGCAGATCTTATGGAAGCCTATGAGGCTGGACAACGCATTTTTGGAGAAAATAAAATCCAAGAAATGACCGAGAAGTGGGAAGAAATGCCAAAAGATATACAATGGCATATGATAGGCCACGTGCAGACTAATAAGGTCAAGTTTATGGCTCCCTTTGTAAGTCTAGTACACGCGGTAGATCGCATAAAGCTCCTCAAAGAAATTAACAAACAAGCCCTTGCAAATAATCGTGTGATAGACGTACTTATACAAGTAAAGATTGCGCGAGAAGATTCAAAATTTGGTATGGCGGTAGAAGATGTTGCGGCACTTTTTCAATCTAATGAGCTTGATAACTATCCTAATGTAAACGTGGTGGGCCTTATGGGGATGGCCACCTTTACAGATGACCAACGCCAGGTACAGGCAGAATTTGAACTGCTTGAAGGATTATTTTTACGCTTTCGCGAAAGCGCAAATCTCACCATTTTATCATCAGGTATGAGTGGTGATTATAAACTAGCCATAGATAACGGCAGCACGATGATACGTGTGGGGAGTAGTATTTTTGGCGCTAGATAG
- the miaA gene encoding tRNA (adenosine(37)-N6)-dimethylallyltransferase MiaA: protein MMQSFVINAETLLIVTSKYLIAIVGPTAIGKTALSIKVAQHFNTEILSADSRQFFKEMYIGTAVPDPEELAAAPHHFIQHLTVDEPYSVGHFEKEAIQKITTLHKTYNELVMVGGSGMYVDAVINGLDEFPEVKPGVREDLKTLLATDGKIALQKLLKEKDPTYYSQVDIDNTQRVIRALEVCLSSGEAFSSFRDKPRPARDFQTIKIGLKADREIMYDRINRRVDIMVENGLVKEVESLLSRKHNNALITVGYRELFEYFEGKVTLERAIENIKTNTRRFAKKQMTWYRKDTSIHWFDFETPFEEIASFLNKKTHHS, encoded by the coding sequence ATGATGCAGAGTTTTGTCATAAATGCGGAAACTCTCTTGATCGTGACTTCTAAGTATCTTATTGCCATTGTAGGCCCAACTGCTATAGGTAAAACGGCTCTCTCTATAAAAGTCGCTCAACATTTTAATACAGAGATTCTCTCTGCAGATAGCAGGCAATTTTTTAAAGAAATGTACATAGGTACAGCTGTACCAGATCCAGAAGAACTTGCAGCGGCGCCCCATCACTTTATACAACACCTCACTGTAGATGAGCCGTACAGTGTAGGCCATTTTGAAAAAGAGGCTATCCAAAAGATTACAACCTTACACAAAACGTACAATGAACTCGTTATGGTAGGTGGTTCTGGAATGTATGTAGACGCTGTTATAAATGGCCTTGATGAATTTCCAGAGGTAAAACCTGGCGTGAGAGAAGACCTTAAAACTTTACTAGCAACAGACGGAAAAATAGCTCTACAAAAGCTTCTTAAAGAAAAAGATCCCACCTATTATTCTCAAGTAGACATAGATAATACGCAACGAGTGATTAGAGCACTTGAGGTATGCCTGTCATCTGGTGAGGCATTTTCATCTTTTAGAGATAAACCTAGACCTGCTCGTGACTTTCAAACCATAAAAATAGGCCTTAAGGCAGATCGTGAGATTATGTACGATCGCATAAACAGGCGTGTGGATATTATGGTTGAAAATGGACTCGTTAAAGAGGTAGAAAGTTTGCTTTCGCGAAAGCACAATAATGCACTCATCACTGTGGGTTACAGAGAACTTTTTGAATATTTTGAAGGGAAAGTTACACTCGAGCGTGCTATAGAAAATATAAAAACAAACACCCGAAGATTTGCCAAAAAACAAATGACTTGGTACCGTAAAGATACGAGTATACATTGGTTTGATTTTGAAACTCCTTTTGAAGAAATCGCTTCGTTTTTAAACAAGAAAACGCACCACTCCTAA
- a CDS encoding sensor histidine kinase gives MNKKLFYLLIVLMSLSLIGIIFVQGYWISSSVDAKREQFSFNARQALSAVVDRIENRELEDYYYPVQKMVDSIGLPDELSFEEYFYINEDLVNNEITLYSSGILQEDFKITAPGVTGEEGDSIEFKRYANRRSTQIIKRGSVDGNESSTSNRIQEFSRLLDYEKYQFSGIVSDIANRIPIHNRVTEEEISKLLTIELVERNLETDFEFGVYSNDLLTRVRSKDFKFRKSAPGYSEPIFLYDKDVSDYSLYVQFPGEKKFVISSILGMAGLSIIFTLIIVIAYSSALHQLNKQRQISQIKTDFINNMTHEFKTPIATINLALDALKNSKISSNPEKVSYYQGLIREENKRMHGQVENVLRISKLEKNELDINKERLDMHELVEDASNHILLLVEDRGGYINLHLDAERTPVLANESHFTNVLVNIMDNAVKYTPEDRAPEIDVYTENSKDSIIIKVKDKGDGMSKTVQKKVFDKFYREHTGDIHNVKGHGLGLAYAKRIVDDHQGEISVESEKGMGSTFIIKLPLISL, from the coding sequence GTGAATAAAAAACTATTTTACTTATTAATTGTGCTTATGAGCTTGTCGCTCATAGGTATCATATTTGTACAAGGCTATTGGATATCTAGTAGTGTAGATGCTAAGCGTGAGCAATTTAGCTTTAACGCTAGGCAAGCACTATCTGCTGTGGTAGATAGAATAGAAAACCGAGAGCTAGAGGATTACTATTATCCGGTACAGAAAATGGTAGATAGTATCGGGCTTCCAGACGAGTTGTCTTTTGAAGAATACTTTTACATTAATGAAGATCTCGTAAATAATGAGATTACTTTATACAGTAGCGGCATTTTACAAGAAGATTTTAAAATCACAGCGCCAGGAGTTACAGGAGAAGAAGGGGATAGTATAGAGTTTAAAAGATATGCAAACAGAAGATCTACTCAAATTATAAAAAGGGGTAGTGTAGACGGTAATGAAAGCTCAACATCAAATAGAATACAAGAGTTCTCAAGATTGCTTGATTATGAGAAATATCAATTTTCTGGAATAGTAAGTGATATAGCAAATAGAATTCCAATACATAATCGGGTTACAGAAGAGGAAATTAGTAAACTTCTCACTATAGAACTTGTAGAGCGCAATCTAGAAACAGATTTTGAATTTGGAGTATATAGTAATGATCTATTAACAAGAGTACGATCTAAAGATTTTAAGTTTAGAAAGTCTGCACCGGGATATAGCGAGCCTATATTTCTATACGATAAAGACGTAAGTGATTACTCATTATATGTTCAGTTTCCGGGTGAGAAGAAGTTTGTTATCTCTTCTATATTAGGAATGGCAGGGTTATCTATAATTTTTACACTTATAATAGTGATAGCCTACTCAAGTGCATTGCACCAGCTCAATAAGCAACGACAGATATCACAGATAAAGACAGATTTTATAAACAATATGACCCACGAGTTTAAAACACCTATCGCTACTATAAACCTAGCGCTAGATGCACTTAAAAACTCAAAGATTTCTAGTAACCCAGAAAAGGTAAGCTATTATCAAGGCCTTATAAGAGAAGAAAATAAGCGTATGCACGGTCAAGTAGAAAATGTACTGCGCATCTCTAAGCTGGAAAAAAATGAATTAGATATTAACAAGGAGCGCCTTGATATGCACGAACTTGTTGAAGATGCTAGTAACCACATACTTCTTTTAGTTGAAGATCGTGGTGGGTATATAAACCTACATCTAGATGCAGAGCGCACACCAGTGCTTGCAAATGAGTCACATTTTACAAATGTATTAGTCAATATAATGGACAATGCTGTAAAATATACTCCAGAAGATAGAGCGCCAGAAATAGATGTGTATACAGAAAACTCTAAAGATTCTATCATCATAAAGGTTAAAGACAAAGGGGATGGAATGTCTAAAACTGTGCAGAAAAAAGTCTTTGATAAATTTTACCGTGAGCACACGGGAGATATACATAACGTAAAAGGACACGGCTTAGGTCTTGCCTATGCAAAACGAATAGTAGATGATCACCAAGGTGAAATCTCTGTCGAAAGCGAAAAAGGAATGGGGAGCACATTCATAATCAAATTACCACTAATATCATTATAA
- the recN gene encoding DNA repair protein RecN, giving the protein MLTSLSIKNYALIQSVQLQFDKGFTVITGETGAGKSILLGALGLITGKRADMSSAGDASQKCVVEGVFAISDYHLKTFFKANDLDYDASTIIRREILPSGKSRAFINDTPVTLAQLSTLGARLVDIHSQNKTLQVVENDFQFEMIDTFSNSVALLKKYRTAYTQWKASKAALVELLEKKKQAQLEYDYQSFLFTELDEAALRVGEYTEIEEELNTLSNADEIMQQLATAAQNISLDETGAIDQLAAARAALGRLNSYGAQYTELYERLNSTLLELEDIGEVLSQVSDNVDADPLTLERLNTRMQLLHSLIKKHQVASVEELIEIRDRLDNDLQDIAGVDDKIEALEAQIQLEKETAFALASQLHKDRAAAIPHLTSLVQKLLVELGMPNAQFAVQLDSQDTLTATGTDSLEFLFSANKGSDLKPLGKGASGGELSRVMLALKSVLSKHKQLPTLIFDEIDTGVSGEIAVKMGAILKKMGRTMQLVSITHLPQIAGQGASHFKVYKKDTNERTQTYIERLDEDERIVEIAAMLGGGQHSDAAIAHAKNLLN; this is encoded by the coding sequence TTGCTTACTTCTCTTTCTATAAAAAATTATGCACTTATTCAATCTGTACAATTACAGTTTGATAAAGGGTTTACTGTTATTACTGGAGAGACAGGTGCTGGTAAGTCTATATTACTAGGAGCACTAGGTCTTATTACAGGAAAACGTGCAGATATGTCTAGCGCAGGAGATGCGTCTCAAAAATGTGTAGTAGAGGGTGTTTTTGCTATAAGTGACTACCACCTCAAAACTTTCTTTAAGGCTAATGATCTCGATTATGATGCGTCTACTATTATAAGAAGGGAAATTTTACCTTCTGGAAAAAGTAGAGCCTTTATAAATGATACGCCCGTAACACTGGCACAACTTTCCACACTGGGTGCTAGGCTAGTAGATATACATAGCCAGAATAAAACGCTGCAGGTGGTAGAAAATGATTTTCAATTTGAGATGATTGATACGTTCTCAAACAGTGTGGCATTATTAAAAAAATATAGAACGGCTTACACTCAGTGGAAGGCTTCAAAAGCGGCCCTGGTCGAACTTTTAGAAAAAAAGAAGCAAGCCCAGCTAGAGTATGATTATCAATCTTTTCTTTTTACAGAGCTCGACGAGGCAGCATTAAGGGTAGGAGAGTATACAGAGATAGAAGAGGAGCTTAACACATTAAGCAATGCAGATGAGATTATGCAGCAGCTGGCTACAGCCGCACAAAATATATCTCTAGATGAAACAGGAGCTATAGATCAACTTGCTGCTGCCAGAGCAGCACTAGGTAGGCTAAATAGCTATGGTGCTCAATACACAGAATTGTATGAGCGACTTAATAGTACACTACTAGAACTAGAAGATATAGGAGAAGTACTTAGTCAAGTTTCTGATAATGTAGATGCAGATCCACTTACGCTAGAACGACTCAATACACGTATGCAATTATTGCACTCGCTCATTAAAAAGCATCAGGTAGCCAGTGTAGAGGAGCTTATTGAGATACGAGACAGGCTAGATAATGATTTACAAGATATCGCAGGGGTAGATGATAAGATAGAAGCACTAGAAGCTCAGATTCAATTAGAAAAGGAAACTGCATTTGCACTGGCTTCTCAGTTACATAAAGATCGTGCTGCTGCAATACCACACCTTACCTCACTAGTACAAAAATTACTTGTTGAACTTGGGATGCCTAATGCACAGTTTGCAGTACAGTTAGATTCTCAAGATACTCTTACAGCAACAGGAACAGACAGCTTAGAGTTTTTATTTTCAGCAAATAAGGGGAGTGATTTAAAACCATTAGGCAAAGGAGCCTCTGGAGGTGAGTTATCTCGAGTAATGCTAGCCCTTAAGTCTGTGCTTAGTAAACATAAACAATTACCTACACTCATTTTTGATGAGATAGATACTGGTGTGAGCGGAGAAATTGCTGTAAAAATGGGAGCCATCTTAAAGAAAATGGGTCGTACTATGCAACTTGTAAGTATTACACACTTACCTCAAATTGCGGGTCAAGGCGCTTCACATTTTAAAGTGTACAAAAAAGATACAAACGAGCGCACACAGACTTATATAGAAAGACTTGATGAAGATGAGCGTATTGTGGAGATAGCGGCTATGCTAGGCGGAGGCCAGCACAGCGACGCGGCAATTGCCCACGCAAAAAATCTACTAAACTAG
- a CDS encoding glycosyltransferase yields the protein MQLSYSFIIPVYNRPDEVAELLASFNQQETAIPYEIVIIEDGSSIPCKEVIDAYPDLDITYLTKPNSGPGSSRNYGMERARGNYFIILDSDCMLPPQYVEVMDKKLKEQYVDCFGGPDAAHPDFSNLQKAISYSMTSFFTTGGIRGGSEDAGKFQPRSFNMGLSKKAFQASKGFGDIHPGEDPDLVLRLWDLGFKTALIPEAFVYHKRRISWKKFYTQVHKFGLVRPILNLWHPSTAKLTFWFPTLFIIGLVASLMIGLLGNTILLKLYALYVAIIFVHSSIINKSLMIGCLSIVATGIQFYGYGTGFLSSTIAVKWLRQLPRKRYPHLFFSTLETQK from the coding sequence ATGCAACTTTCATATTCATTTATTATTCCCGTTTATAATCGACCAGATGAGGTGGCCGAACTCCTTGCTAGTTTTAACCAGCAAGAAACTGCTATTCCTTATGAGATTGTAATTATTGAAGATGGCTCTAGCATACCCTGTAAAGAAGTCATAGATGCTTATCCAGATCTTGATATTACCTATTTAACAAAGCCTAACTCAGGTCCAGGGAGTTCTCGCAACTATGGGATGGAGAGAGCGAGAGGGAATTATTTTATCATACTAGATTCAGATTGTATGTTGCCTCCACAGTATGTTGAGGTGATGGATAAAAAGTTAAAGGAGCAATATGTAGATTGTTTTGGCGGTCCAGATGCAGCACATCCAGACTTTTCTAACTTGCAGAAGGCTATAAGTTATAGTATGACTTCGTTTTTTACTACTGGAGGCATACGCGGCGGAAGTGAAGATGCCGGAAAATTTCAACCTCGTAGTTTTAATATGGGATTGTCTAAAAAGGCTTTTCAAGCTAGTAAAGGTTTTGGAGATATTCATCCCGGGGAGGATCCAGATCTTGTATTGCGATTATGGGATCTAGGTTTTAAAACGGCGCTTATACCAGAGGCTTTTGTCTATCATAAACGTCGCATCTCTTGGAAAAAATTTTATACTCAAGTCCATAAGTTTGGACTAGTCCGACCTATACTTAATTTATGGCACCCTAGTACTGCAAAGCTCACTTTCTGGTTTCCTACATTGTTTATCATAGGTTTAGTAGCAAGCTTGATGATAGGATTGCTTGGTAATACAATACTGCTCAAGCTTTACGCATTGTATGTTGCGATTATTTTTGTGCACTCAAGTATCATAAATAAAAGCCTTATGATAGGTTGTCTAAGTATTGTTGCAACCGGCATTCAGTTTTATGGCTATGGTACGGGGTTTCTATCTTCTACAATAGCAGTAAAATGGTTGAGACAGCTTCCGCGAAAGCGTTATCCACATCTTTTTTTTAGTACATTAGAGACCCAAAAGTAA
- a CDS encoding response regulator transcription factor encodes METENKKILLVEDDPNFGTVLKDYLMMNDYDVTHAKNGMEGFEKFKKDDYDLCILDVMMPYKDGFTLAKEIREKNEEIPIIFLTAKALKEDVLKGYKVGADDYLNKPFDSEVLLMKIKAIIQRKAVDSVADSKQFEFNIGNFHLNSKLRFLTYKEEEPIKLSPKENELLRMLALHENDLMPRELALTKIWRDDNYFTSRSMDVYIAKLRKYLKKDDVVEILNIHGEGFRLVVKKDE; translated from the coding sequence ATGGAAACTGAAAACAAAAAGATTTTACTAGTAGAGGATGATCCAAACTTTGGAACTGTTCTTAAAGATTACCTTATGATGAATGACTACGACGTCACTCACGCAAAGAATGGAATGGAAGGTTTTGAAAAATTCAAAAAAGATGATTACGATCTATGTATCTTAGACGTGATGATGCCTTACAAAGATGGATTTACACTGGCAAAAGAAATAAGAGAGAAGAATGAAGAAATTCCTATTATCTTCTTAACGGCAAAAGCGCTTAAAGAAGATGTTCTTAAAGGATATAAAGTAGGAGCAGATGATTACCTTAATAAGCCTTTTGATAGTGAGGTCTTACTTATGAAAATTAAGGCAATTATACAGCGCAAAGCTGTAGACTCTGTTGCAGACTCAAAGCAGTTTGAGTTTAACATAGGGAACTTCCACCTTAACTCTAAGTTACGTTTCTTAACATATAAAGAAGAAGAACCTATAAAATTATCTCCTAAGGAGAATGAGTTATTACGTATGCTTGCCCTACACGAGAATGACCTTATGCCACGTGAGCTAGCACTTACAAAGATCTGGAGAGATGATAACTACTTTACCTCACGTAGTATGGATGTATACATCGCAAAACTACGTAAGTATTTAAAGAAAGATGACGTTGTTGAGATTCTTAATATACACGGAGAAGGTTTCCGTCTAGTAGTTAAGAAAGACGAATAA
- a CDS encoding ion transporter, with the protein MTKDSTSPWRKKLHDIIYEADTPAGKLFDVVLLILILASIALVMLESVKSIDARFHDYFEIGEWIITIFFTLEYFARIVTIKKPSTYIFSFYGLIDFFSTIPQYLAFFFIGSNALLTVRALRLLRVFRILKITRYVGESNKLSRALKDSRAKISIFLFAVLILCIIAGTIMYMVEGEESGFTSIPVSVYWCIVTLTTVGFGDIAPVTPLGQFIAALIMILGYGIIAVPTGIVSAEYAKDMEPSKVTIDGEDYVHMNTQCCQNCNAKKHRDDAEFCHKCGNSLDRDF; encoded by the coding sequence GTGACAAAAGACAGTACATCACCCTGGCGTAAAAAACTTCACGATATTATTTATGAGGCAGATACGCCTGCCGGAAAGTTATTTGACGTAGTATTACTCATACTTATACTGGCAAGTATTGCTCTGGTAATGCTTGAGAGCGTAAAAAGCATTGATGCAAGATTTCACGATTATTTTGAGATAGGAGAATGGATTATCACGATATTCTTTACGCTAGAATATTTTGCTAGAATAGTCACAATCAAAAAACCTAGCACTTATATTTTTAGTTTTTACGGCCTTATAGACTTCTTCTCTACTATACCGCAGTACCTAGCTTTTTTCTTTATAGGCTCAAATGCACTGTTAACCGTAAGAGCACTGCGCTTGCTTAGGGTCTTCAGGATTTTAAAGATTACAAGATATGTAGGTGAGTCTAATAAGTTATCTAGAGCTCTTAAAGACTCTAGAGCAAAGATCAGTATATTTTTATTTGCTGTACTTATACTTTGTATCATAGCTGGTACAATTATGTATATGGTAGAAGGAGAAGAAAGTGGCTTTACAAGTATACCTGTAAGTGTATACTGGTGTATAGTTACCCTTACTACGGTAGGTTTTGGAGATATTGCACCTGTGACACCTCTTGGGCAATTTATAGCTGCCCTTATTATGATTTTAGGATACGGTATTATTGCTGTACCTACAGGAATAGTAAGCGCAGAGTACGCAAAGGATATGGAACCTTCTAAAGTTACAATAGATGGTGAAGACTATGTACATATGAATACACAGTGTTGCCAAAATTGTAATGCAAAGAAGCATCGTGATGATGCAGAGTTTTGTCATAAATGCGGAAACTCTCTTGATCGTGACTTCTAA
- a CDS encoding exonuclease domain-containing protein, which yields MYAILDIETTGGKYNEEGITEIAIYKFNGQTVVDEFVTLVNPERPIQAFVVGLTGINNEMLRNAPKFHEVAKRIIEITEGCTIVAHNAQFDYRILSLEFDRLGYHFDRTTLCTVELSQELLPGHDSYSLGKLTKALGISMSNRHRADGDAIATVKLFKLLLSKDPEQIVFKKATRSFPKKHLDTKLKELIKSVPSETGVYFMHNVNETIIYIGKSKNIKKRLTQHFTNDNHKSKKIQDEVESVTFIQTGSELLALLKENDAIKHYKPKYNRALRRTKFKVQLTHFTDQQGYIHLKTERADGRKESITTYSNTMSAKSSMERIVAAYNLCMNKTQFNSKSGSCFNYGIEKCNGACVEKEDPVSYNKRVQQFIDKHSYKNKSMIITDRGRKSNERSFVFIENGRFKGVGFYDRNNDISDLEYLNSMIEPMSDNRDAKHIIQTYARSRKRLKVIALEHISNS from the coding sequence ATTTACGCAATACTAGACATAGAAACCACCGGTGGAAAATACAACGAAGAAGGTATTACGGAGATAGCTATTTATAAATTTAACGGGCAGACAGTTGTTGATGAGTTTGTCACCCTTGTAAACCCAGAGCGACCTATACAAGCTTTTGTAGTAGGTCTTACGGGTATAAATAATGAGATGTTACGCAATGCACCAAAATTTCACGAAGTTGCAAAGCGTATAATAGAAATCACCGAGGGTTGTACCATTGTTGCTCATAATGCACAGTTTGACTACCGCATACTTAGTCTAGAGTTTGATAGGTTGGGATATCACTTTGATAGAACAACACTCTGTACCGTTGAGCTATCACAAGAACTCTTACCAGGGCACGACAGTTACAGCTTAGGAAAACTTACAAAGGCATTAGGTATCTCAATGTCTAATCGTCACCGTGCAGATGGTGATGCTATTGCTACCGTAAAACTTTTTAAACTACTACTATCAAAAGATCCAGAGCAAATAGTTTTTAAAAAAGCGACGCGCTCTTTTCCTAAAAAGCATCTGGATACTAAGCTCAAGGAGCTTATAAAATCTGTTCCTTCTGAGACCGGAGTGTACTTTATGCATAATGTAAATGAGACCATCATATACATTGGGAAAAGTAAAAATATAAAGAAGCGGCTTACCCAGCATTTTACAAATGATAACCACAAAAGTAAAAAAATACAAGACGAAGTTGAGAGTGTCACTTTTATACAAACGGGAAGTGAACTTCTAGCATTACTTAAAGAGAACGATGCTATAAAACATTATAAACCTAAGTATAATAGAGCCCTAAGACGTACAAAATTTAAGGTACAACTTACACACTTTACAGACCAGCAAGGTTACATACATCTCAAAACAGAACGTGCAGATGGGCGTAAGGAGTCTATTACTACCTATAGCAATACAATGAGTGCAAAGAGTAGTATGGAACGTATTGTTGCTGCCTACAACCTGTGTATGAATAAAACACAGTTTAACTCTAAATCTGGTAGTTGTTTTAATTACGGAATCGAAAAGTGCAATGGTGCCTGTGTAGAAAAAGAAGATCCAGTTTCATATAATAAGCGTGTACAACAATTTATAGATAAACATAGCTACAAAAATAAGAGTATGATTATCACAGATCGTGGTCGTAAGTCTAATGAACGCTCTTTTGTATTTATAGAAAATGGGAGGTTTAAAGGAGTTGGATTTTATGATCGCAACAATGATATAAGTGATCTAGAGTACTTGAACTCTATGATAGAGCCTATGTCTGACAACAGGGATGCAAAGCATATTATACAAACGTATGCTAGAAGTCGTAAGCGATTAAAGGTGATTGCCCTAGAGCATATTTCAAACTCATAG
- the coaE gene encoding dephospho-CoA kinase (Dephospho-CoA kinase (CoaE) performs the final step in coenzyme A biosynthesis.), translating into MIVVGITGGIGSGKTTIAGFFKELGIPIYIADDEAKRLMNTSKELQREIINLFGEEAYREGLLNRPYIASKVFNSKKMLSSLNAIVHPAVRKHFQDWVAAQNAPYVMQEAAILFENGGYNLCDFTILVTAPLKERIARTIKRDDTTENEVIKRMKAQWSDDRKAAMADVVVENIKLEEAKNAVSRIHTHIMVRLDKGWA; encoded by the coding sequence ATGATAGTAGTAGGTATTACAGGTGGCATAGGAAGCGGTAAAACGACGATTGCAGGTTTTTTTAAAGAGTTAGGAATACCGATTTATATTGCAGACGATGAGGCAAAGCGCCTTATGAACACAAGCAAGGAATTGCAAAGGGAGATCATTAACCTTTTTGGAGAAGAAGCATATAGGGAAGGTTTACTTAATAGACCTTACATAGCGAGTAAAGTATTTAACTCTAAAAAAATGTTGTCTAGTCTCAATGCTATAGTACATCCTGCAGTTAGAAAACATTTTCAAGACTGGGTTGCAGCTCAAAATGCACCATATGTTATGCAAGAAGCTGCAATTTTATTTGAAAATGGGGGGTATAATTTATGTGACTTTACCATACTTGTAACGGCTCCATTAAAAGAGCGTATTGCTCGTACTATAAAAAGAGACGATACGACCGAAAATGAGGTAATTAAGAGAATGAAAGCGCAATGGTCTGATGATCGTAAGGCTGCAATGGCAGATGTCGTTGTAGAAAATATAAAACTTGAAGAAGCAAAAAACGCTGTATCACGCATTCACACCCATATTATGGTGCGTCTAGATAAGGGTTGGGCATAG